cctcttttttttttttttttttttttttcggagaaattgtgaaaaaaatatcatgtttgCACCCAGAATCCAGCAAGAAGCCTCAAGGTGTGAGGTAATGTGTCCATATTCTCACTCCTTGTTTCAAATTCTCGGTCAACACCACATTTCATCACTCTTTCTTGATtttctgtgaaaaagaaaagcttgatTTGCTTTATAGTTTTGGAGTTTGGGGGACATTTCAGTCACTGTCAGTCATGCCCAAAGTTAAGTTTGATAGTTTGATACTGTGTACCTTGATGCCACTCTCAGACATGTTTTTCACCCCCCAGTAGACAGAGTTGCctgactgtgtgtttactcCGCCTGAATGGAGGACTTAGGAGAATTGTCCATCTCCCTCCAGTTGCTAGAGCTGCCCGTAGGGCTCCGATTGGTCATCTTTGTCAGCATTGTGGTTCTGCGGAGACTGCTGTCTGAGTCCTCCTTCTTGAAGTTCCTGCTCATTTTGTAGCAGCAATAGAAGCAGTGCATGAAATCCTGGAGGAGGTGACCGCTGAAGATCATGTATATCCACGGGTTACAGCAGCTGTTGAGACTGGCAAGGAGCGCAGACAGAGTCACTGCTGTGTTCTCAGAATCTAGAGAACagagaagggaaggaggaaaGGGATGATTAATCTGCAAAACATCTGGTGCAGAAATGCCTCTCCAAAATTCATCTGGTGTTGAAAtgcctaattttttttttttaaagatgagaAAATCCACCAAAAGTTCACAGACTTAGTTTCTGATGAGAATTTTATAATTTCAAGACTTTTTGGATCAAGTTTAATTTTCCTCATATAGTGAACTTATCTGTCTACAGCACTGGGAAAAGAACCAATTATCACCCGATTACAGTAGTTTGGTTTAAAGATACCAATATGTATCTGACAGAATATCAGAATAAACATGGCATGAGGTGAAGGGTAGGGTAGGGCTGaaatttgaaaacaacaaaaaaaaactaacatatAAGGGAACTTTGGGTTTTCTTAGCCTCTCCTCTAATTCACTTTTAATAAAACCGTTTCTGCAGTACAGCTTTCGTTCTGAAGTCTCACAGAGATGCACTCGGTTATTTCATGTAAATGAAGAGGCTTGTAAACAATAGATCAGTCGAAACATTCTTCTTTCTGTAGTTAatattcattttgtctctctttaCGCATAGCTTTAGTCTTGCATTGCAAATAAACCCGTGCGTAAAGGCTGTGCGTAAAGGCTGTTTTCTTAATTGCTTTATTTTGGTGGCTGGTGACCTAGTGCTTTCTTTTGGAAACTATGTTTGGCAGTATATTACGTCATTCCTTAATCTGTAAGAGTTTTAAATTCAGTACTAATAAATACACTTCTCCAGCACTCACCAACCAACTGGAAGTTTtcatcccacacagcccacaTCTGCACTGTGAAAAACGGCGCCCAGCACACAATGTACGCCAAAACGATCACAAAAGTCATTTTGACGGTCCTCAGTTTGGCTCTTGATATGGTAGTAATGCTACTGACGGAATTCTTCCCAAACAGCCCTTTCTGGTTCCCAGCGCCAGGCGTcgattttcttttcttgtatttgatatttttccatATGCTGTGGCAGATGAACCCGTAGCACATCATGAGGATGACCACGGGCACCAGGAAGATGCCCACAGTTATCCAGGTGATGTACGCCTTGGCTCCCCAGGGCTCGATGAAGTGCGCCCAGCAGTCGGACACGTTGGAGCCGTTCTGGATCTGGCTCAGGGAGAAGATAAAGTACTGCGGGGTGCTGAACACCAGGCTGCACATCCACGTGGAGACGATCATGATGTAGGAGCGCTGCGTGGGCTGCTGGAGGGTCTTCAGTGGGTGGCAGATGGCAATGTAACGATCCAGggtcatcatcaccatcatgtAGGTGGACGCGAACATCCCCATCACCTGGAGGTGCTTGACTATCCTGCAGAGAAAGTCCGGGCCGTAGAAGCGGTAGGTGATCCTCCAGCAGAGCTGAGGCAGCACCTGGAAGAAGGCGACCACCAGGTCAGCCAGGCTGAGGTGTTTGATGAAAAGGTGCATCCGTGACATCTTCTTCTTGGTGTTGTGCATGGCCAGCAGGACACTCACGTTCCCGATCACAGCAACCACGAAGGTGATGCTCAGGACCATTATCTCGATTTGAGCCACCTCCTCGTTCCGTGGGAACGGATCGGATCCATTCGCGTGGATGGTGATGTTTCCAGGCGCCTCCATCGTTTGCTCGTTCAGGGAACTGAAAACCAAAGACCTGGTTCCCTCCTCTCAGAAGCAATGCATAGTCCGGAGTGTGGATGGCACTGCCCCCCCTCTGTGTGCCCTTGCAGATTCCGTGCCAGAGGGGCTGCGAGGTGTCCAATCCGTATATGGAGCTACTTATTGCGCACAGTGAGGAACCCGCTGCTTTCTGACTTGTCTCTGCTGCCGGGGCTTTTTAAACTGGAACCGAATTCTAGACAAGCGTGTGCGTAAAGAGGAtgcactgcaaaaaataaagcacccaaaaaaaaaaagttcgcATCTTTGGTGTGTTGATAAGTCCTAGAACACGTTTTCCATGTGCGTCCTAGGATGTGACAAATGTAAGAAACCATTTAAATGAAGtaatatcattttgtttttcatgtttccaAGTGCAGATGAATTAGTATTTAGACGCATTGTTTTGAAATTGCAATGACACTTTAGAGCCTTAAATAAAGTAAGTGAAGACGAGAACAAATACAACTTAGTAATAAAActtatagtaaataaaaatgctaataaTGCAAGCAATaagtgctgttttcttttttcttgcctTGGGAAATTTTTCAAAGTTAGGATGGCAAAGTATTTTTTGCAGTGCGTAGCCAAACCCAACCCCATAGTGTACAaaacctcctccatcacctcagGCCCTCCCACTCACAACGTGGGCCATGTGTGTAGAAATCAGTGTGCTTCCATTGAACCCATGAAGtcaccaaaaacagaaaaaagggacaCATTTCTTATCCCAGTTATAGTTGAAGCATCCGTTGTTATAACATTTGCATAAACCTTACAGAAAATATTCAACACATCTCTAATGCAGCTCTTTAATTGTTATTAAAGATGCATTGACCAACACAATGGaatgttgctgatgttgctTTCACGTAGGCTGAGTAAGGCCTTGTGCAAtgataaactgtttaaaatagTTTATCTTAAGTGCTTTGCTCCAAGAATCACCAGATTTGATTTACTCGGGGTATTCATGTGTCTTATTCAAAGTAAAAACTCAAACTGAATAGACAATTCAAGCTCcaagaaaaagctttttataGTTATGTTCAAATAAggtgtttagtgtttttatgtaaGCGGTCCTCGCTTTTAAAAAGTTGAGTTTCCTTCAGGTTAATTTTGTCTGTATACCAGGCTCACGTTTAGCAGAAATCTCAGAGATGGATATCCCCAGAATTTTTCTCTGGGCTGGATCGCATGAGGAAAATATTTGCTCTTTTATTTGGAATAATTAACCCTTTGTCATATCTCCATGGAACCCCTAAAATCCCCAtctgttgtaaaataaaatgtttgtcttttatcactttttattaCATCAGCTCTTTtccacaaatattttaaatttcaaatGTTTCCTAAAAAACTCAATTTTTAGTGTGAGAGGTTTCTTATTTCCACACATACTTGTGTAAATTGCATTGGACTATGATTGGCCTCCAAATGAGTTGAGATGTCCCAAAATCATGCTCATGTACACGTCTTTTAAgggtactttttatttttggtttctaCATGCTTTAATgatcaaaaaacacagaagtttTCTCATTccgtctgtctgaatatacctctATAAACCCTCCggttagcgcctgtctctttaagaccccTCCTGAAAAGTCCAATTTGCTGTGATTGGCTTGtgagaaaaatatggtgcacctttgcaaaggtagttctcaagGCGCGGGTGGAGATCCTCAGATGGGGGCCAGTATAATCTTATGAGCCTGTatgactactgcaactcactacttgccggagccccggcgtcggccatcagacctctggagctcgtccagaaagctgcagctcgcctggtgttcaatcgccccaagttctcccacacaacttcccttctccgttctctacactggctccctgtaagagctcgcatccagtttaagactctggtgctagcctacagggcattacattttacattacattacagtcattttagcagacgcttttatccaaagcgacttacaatcagtagtatattacatatcattcacccattcacacactgatgacaggctaccatgcaaggtgccaccatcagactctaactaacattcatgcaacatccagtccacaccgatggcaagccttcgggagcaacttggggttaagtgtcttgcccaaggacacatcgactgccgaagccgggtatcgaaccaccgaccctctgattggagaactaccttgctccactacaccacagccgcagtgaaaggaacagctccttcctatctccaggccttggtcaagccctacacccccgcccgaccacttcgctctgctgcctcggggcgactggttgccccgtcgctcagaggtccctgcggccgatccacccggtcacagcttttttctgtcctggcccctcagtggtggaatgaactccccactgacctcaggacagcagagtcgctgcccatctttcggcgcaggctgaaaactcacctcttcaagaagtactaccctgagccttccaggtagcacttattgtattcgtattagtttgttacacttattgtattcgtatcagtttgttgcacttattgtattcgtattagtttgttacacttattgtattcgtattagtttgttgcacttattgtattcgtattagtttgttgcacttattgtattcgtattagtttgttgcacttattgtattcgtatcagtttgttgcacttattgtattcgtattagtttgttgcacttattgtcttagtttgttgcacttattgtattcgtagtaatttgcttctgcactgtacttttgctctggtttatgctcttagatgcttctttaagaaaggagatgcactcatgacttctggtgactagtagttctcttgaatacctatgttgaatacacttattgtaagtcactttggataaaagcatctgccaaatgactgtaatgtaattaaatgtaatgtaatgtatgtgacATAAGAAGGGGAGCCTAACTGAATgtcttgttgaatcacatgttgtCTGGTCTAGGCAGCCCAAAAAACTGTTTGGCTCATTTCAAAGTTTGACTGTTGGTAGGAACTCCAGATCAGTTAACAAGCACTGAAACAGtgattcttcttttttgtgATATGTCCCTCTCCATCTTCAGCCTTAAGTGTGAAACTCTGCACATACAGTACGTCACTCTGCACAGAGGATGTCAAACATCCAAGTGAGTTAACAATAAGCAGAACACATTTGAATGGCGGAGGTCTTTAATATTGTTAATTTGACATTACCCACCAGGCTTTTTTCCGTCTCTCTTCTAGCACCCTTTGTTAGAGCATCCTTCCACTCTCCACGGTTGCACACTCGTCTACCATTTCTTTGCTTTAGCATCTTTAGCGCCGCCTCAGTTTCCAAGTGACCTATAACAATGTGAATTGCTTATTACAGTTTCCATTGCGAAAGAACATGATTGCCAACTGGCTGTGGGTATCCGGCAGCTAATTAGCTCATCCGATTCACGCGTTGATAGTGAAGATAGTTATCTTTATTGCGTTCACATTGAAGTCACTGTCCGGATCGCCTCTCTTTCATTTCCGGTGGCCCTTGTAGTGAGTATTGCAAACTGGGGCCCCTTTACTAAAAATAACCTAGTGGCCGGTTGAACTGGCTTAGTGGGATAATTACGTTTCTCTCAATTATCCCAGTCACTGTTAATCTTCCCATCAGAGTCACAGCCAGGGATGTTTCTGATGCCTTGGGCTTCTGTTGACCAGCAAACCAGCCTCCTCCCATGGGGGCCCTGTTATGTGTCTGATTTTTACCCTCCCATAATCCACTCTGGTACAGTCCTGGGGCTTAAAGGACAGCAGAACGGATGTCTCCCTTCACGCTGGACTGAACCACGTTTATCCTCATCTCATGTTTTTGAAGATGTTCACTGGAGATGTCTTGTGCTGTTATTAAAGCTCCAGGCTTAGCTTGTCTCATCAGTTTCAGGACGTGAAGAAGGTTCATCAACCTCGACTGCGGACGGTGTGTCTGGGGCCGGGAATCATGGGAATGCATGTTGTGTCTCCAGTAGCCGGAACAGTCATTCTAAATCATTTCCGTGATGTTTCCCTTTCACTCACGGGCTTAAGGTTCTGCAAGAGATCCTCAGACTCTCTGGCAGCTATTGTTATCCTTTGGGATAAAGAGTCCCCTTGTGAAGGGGTTCCTCtttagttttgtatttatttgcacaaCTTATTTCAGAGCTATGTGAAAATCCAAACATCTtcattacacattttaattaaatatgtagCTGATTAAAGTCCAATTCAGAGTGGAAATCATAACCTTTTCTTAAAATGTCTACCTTGTCAACTCCTCTTATTTCTAATTAACAGTGTAGACACAAAGTTACACTTAGTATTTTAGTTCATTATCACGTCACTCAATCTCAGTCAGTAATAATCTATGTTAGCTctgctacaaaaacaaaagtttctAACAGTTGAACGTTACGTCCCACAGGCTTTTATACACTGTCAATGTCACTGCCATGTGTAATCTCATGCAAGAGAGGAATGTCCTCTCTTAACAAAGTCATGGCGTGCATGCTTAACTTGTCAGTCTGGCTTATATCATCAACACCACATGCattatagtatataatataagAGGGGGGGCTGTTCATCCTGCTCCCTAAGTGAAATATCCTTTTTTCTGACTGACATCAAGAAGAAGAgcacctgaaagaaaaaaatttaAACTACAGAAAGCTGTAAAGCTCAACAGCTGACATCCCCTGACTCAGATAGATCTGTTTTAGtactcataaaaacaaaaaacagtttctcCCCTGGACAACTGCGGTCCTACAAAGATCAcgtcaaacaaaacatttcattatctGTTCACTTTATGGAGGAACTTGTGCCAATAACCAGGACCCTTCGCAGAGGCCACCTATAATACATTCGTTATGTAAGTTTATATGTAGTAGATTTGAATGTTTTCCTCTGGCCTTGGGGCTGATTATACATCAGGGCTTCAGTAAACACGACATGCAGGTTTATAATCCTCACCGAGTACATAGAGGTTATGCAACTTGGACCTACGTAGATGATATACTGAAACCTTCAGTGCAGCTTTTGTTTAAAGCCACTTTCCTTGCCTCTGTGTTTAAATTTGAAAGACCACTGtggtgtatatatgtgtatatatatatatatatatatatatatatatatatatatatatatactacattTTTCTTTAGGGGTTAATAATGCCAGATGGGCCGGCTCACCTACTTATCCGTAAGGCCACcacaatgtataaaaaacaaattgtccTGTGAGCTGAGACCCACTCGACAGCATATCTGATTTGAGGTTACATGGTCCCGAAATTGTAAATTGGCTTATTTTACGGAAGGTGCAGTGGTACCGACCACAGGAATTTTACATTAGGGGCCCGTGGGGCACGGCCCCACCACAGGGCGCTGTTGTACAAAAGGAGTTATAGGCTTTTCTCTACTTCAGACACAATAATTGATAACTCAATTTTGTCTATTTCAaaaatcttaattaaaaaaacaatgtcatcaTATTTTGTCGAAAATATCTTCTCTAGAAACATTGCTTTGTAGTTTGTAAGCTGCTTGCCCTAAAACGCTTGGTGGGGCACGGCAGAACTGGCCCTACTGCACTTCACACTTGGCCCAATCTTGCTCCATTCAGACTCTGGTTTCTgctgtttaaaatgtatcataCTACCACTTTAAAGCAACAGGAGGAGGTAAAAAAGCTTTTAACTTTGTAGCAAAACTTTCAGGGTttgtccttttgtgttttatcatgCCAGCATGCCCGAAGCCAATCCTGTCTCCTTGAAGTGACTTTTATGCATTACTAATTTGCAACAGCATCCGTTTTGAGCCTTGCTTGTGATTCTTATCAACAAAATGAGAAAGTGTTAATTAACAAATATGTTGACAAAAGCATATAAGccaaatttaatttgttttccctcCATACCTTATCTTTGAACTTCCCTAAGTCTTGGTTTGATATTGAAACATCAACAGTGATTTCAAATCTCCCGTTTAtgctcagttaaaaaaaaatatatttaatgttttttcctcacCTAATGGGGACAACTAGgtcaatttaaattatttaagcatttttaCCTTGGTGTTTATTTGGGATCAATTTGACCCAGAGCTATTTTAgctatataaaacaataaataaagatgaacaTTTTACGCACAGTTGTTTAGATTGTTGTGGCTGATTTTGAGGTCATTATAACGTGCAGATTTGTAATCTTTAGAGCCCTAACCTGCCATAACCATACATGTAGTACTGAGAAAACCCCTTATATGTCCCACACAGCGAGGGAGGTATCATATAAAATATTGTACGGCAGCCTTCTCAACCATTTCTCTTGGTGCTCTCCATTTATTCTTGCTCAATTGAAAATAACTTCTAAGAAAAGTCCTTTGACATTGATGATGGAACTCAGGAGAATGTGTCTGAGACTGAGGATAGTGTTGAGGAGTCCAATCATGATGAGGCTTCCTCCTTTGATGAGACTGGATGAGACCTATGGGTTTGAACTTCCTTTTGTCTCTCAACTACCATCCCATTCTGTTCTCTCTCGGCCTCCAAGAGTGGACGCATTACCTTACAAAAATGGAAGTGATCATTGTCACTTGTCCCACTTGAACTGTATGAACAGTTGGAAGGCGTAGATGTGACCCACACCCAAGCCTACA
This is a stretch of genomic DNA from Anoplopoma fimbria isolate UVic2021 breed Golden Eagle Sablefish chromosome 19, Afim_UVic_2022, whole genome shotgun sequence. It encodes these proteins:
- the avpr1aa gene encoding arginine vasopressin receptor 1Aa isoform X1, coding for MEAPGNITIHANGSDPFPRNEEVAQIEIMVLSITFVVAVIGNVSVLLAMHNTKKKMSRMHLFIKHLSLADLVVAFFQVLPQLCWRITYRFYGPDFLCRIVKHLQVMGMFASTYMMVMMTLDRYIAICHPLKTLQQPTQRSYIMIVSTWMCSLVFSTPQYFIFSLSQIQNGSNVSDCWAHFIEPWGAKAYITWITVGIFLVPVVILMMCYGFICHSIWKNIKYKKRKSTPGAGNQKGLFGKNSVSSITTISRAKLRTVKMTFVIVLAYIVCWAPFFTVQMWAVWDENFQLVDSENTAVTLSALLASLNSCCNPWIYMIFSGHLLQDFMHCFYCCYKMSRNFKKEDSDSSLRRTTMLTKMTNRSPTGSSSNWREMDNSPKSSIQAE